One Calditrichia bacterium DNA window includes the following coding sequences:
- a CDS encoding peptidylprolyl isomerase: MRKTNENILVMNIKKSMILRWFTLCSVIAVVNFWGCETAEQQKKSDQPVIATVGSDEITLDDFRRFYEYDPNFGVDSSGIGALRSQLEKQIDYLLAYQKAQQTGLTDSSYFTKAREWELQQAMLRQLYREMVQSDVAISDADLQQAFREYNTEVRVRHLFSPDYRQIVAWQDSLQNGVPFARLAKQAFRDSTLSANGGELGWQKSGDLEEEFAAVAMQLPPNTVSNPVKTRFGFHLIEVLDRREPQILTESVFESQRPSLEKRLRRKREQVAANQFISEFIGDKNPQPVEQGFRQLWNALTKNASGEQPRMQFRNSLDDQQLATVKVQLAKNLGDPLVQYSGGAISIGDYLASLSQMPLGDRPKFQSPRQFSDHLGIWVRNRFLLEKARKSGLENHPRVTREMHDFATEFAFLLYLRDEIPGISIPDSVAAYFENGRKAADIPAGNPDVRNHHTLQSWAWSEANRRLHSKLRTENAPEIRIDEALLQQENALIDWENRIRMFMIRKPS, translated from the coding sequence GGGGCTGCGAAACAGCGGAGCAGCAGAAAAAATCCGATCAGCCGGTCATCGCAACTGTCGGCTCCGACGAAATTACCCTCGATGATTTCCGGCGATTTTACGAATACGACCCCAATTTTGGGGTGGATTCCAGCGGAATCGGCGCGTTGCGCAGTCAGTTGGAAAAGCAGATCGATTACCTGTTAGCCTACCAAAAAGCCCAACAAACGGGATTGACCGACAGCAGCTATTTCACAAAAGCGCGCGAATGGGAGTTGCAGCAGGCGATGCTGCGGCAGTTGTATCGCGAAATGGTGCAAAGCGATGTGGCAATTTCCGATGCGGATTTGCAGCAGGCTTTCCGTGAATACAACACCGAAGTGCGGGTGCGTCATCTGTTTTCACCCGATTATCGGCAAATTGTGGCATGGCAGGATTCGCTGCAAAATGGCGTGCCGTTTGCGCGATTGGCGAAACAGGCGTTTCGCGACAGCACGCTTTCGGCAAATGGCGGCGAACTCGGCTGGCAAAAATCCGGCGATTTGGAGGAGGAATTTGCAGCGGTGGCGATGCAACTGCCGCCGAACACCGTCAGCAATCCGGTGAAAACGCGTTTCGGGTTTCACCTCATCGAAGTGCTGGATCGCCGCGAACCGCAAATTTTAACAGAATCCGTTTTCGAAAGCCAGCGCCCGAGCCTGGAAAAACGGCTGCGCCGCAAACGGGAGCAGGTTGCTGCCAATCAATTTATCAGCGAATTTATCGGCGACAAAAATCCACAGCCGGTGGAGCAGGGTTTTCGGCAATTGTGGAATGCGCTCACTAAAAACGCATCCGGAGAGCAGCCGCGCATGCAATTCCGCAACTCACTCGACGATCAGCAATTGGCGACGGTCAAAGTGCAACTTGCCAAAAATTTGGGTGATCCGCTGGTGCAATACTCAGGCGGAGCGATCTCCATCGGCGATTATTTGGCGTCGCTGTCGCAAATGCCGTTGGGCGATCGTCCAAAATTCCAGTCACCGCGCCAGTTTTCCGACCATTTGGGCATTTGGGTGCGCAACCGGTTTTTGCTGGAAAAAGCCCGGAAATCCGGGCTGGAAAACCATCCGCGCGTGACGCGTGAAATGCACGATTTCGCGACGGAATTTGCATTTCTGCTGTATCTGCGCGATGAAATTCCGGGCATCAGCATTCCAGATTCTGTTGCCGCATATTTCGAAAACGGGCGAAAAGCGGCAGATATTCCCGCCGGAAATCCCGATGTGCGCAACCACCACACGCTGCAAAGCTGGGCATGGAGTGAGGCAAATCGCCGGTTGCACAGCAAATTGCGCACAGAAAACGCCCCGGAAATCCGCATCGATGAAGCATTGTTGCAGCAGGAAAATGCGTTGATCGACTGGGAAAACCGCATCCGCATGTTTATGATTCGCAAGCCTTCCTGA
- a CDS encoding LacI family DNA-binding transcriptional regulator gives MSTTIRDVAKKANVSTATVSLVINNHKRISPATRAKVLSAIKTLDYHPSRSARGLVSNRTGNIGFILREDHFSKSEPFYTKVFLGTEFEAREHEFYVLLTTVSPEFHKGEVLPRFVLERNVDGIIIAGKVPQELTGRLGEYKLPLVFADYYPPEGKYSMVLIDNIAGGADATTHLIQRNHRNIAFVGGDIEHPSILERLQGYKIALEKANIPVRNEWIITDAVSTNTESGYLSAKYLFDRNPDVTAVFCCNDAMGIGVIKYLKEKGLRVPQDISVIGFDDVEMSAFIDPPLTTMRVPKEEVGVHAMRLIRQVIQTDAKPHKILVPVKLIERESTRQL, from the coding sequence ATGAGCACGACGATCAGAGATGTTGCCAAAAAAGCGAACGTATCTACCGCAACCGTTTCACTGGTGATCAATAATCACAAACGCATATCACCGGCGACGCGGGCAAAAGTGCTCAGCGCCATCAAAACACTGGATTATCATCCCAGCCGGTCTGCCCGCGGGCTGGTATCCAATCGCACCGGAAATATCGGTTTTATTCTCCGCGAAGATCACTTTTCGAAAAGCGAGCCGTTTTACACAAAGGTGTTTCTCGGTACCGAATTTGAGGCACGCGAACACGAGTTTTACGTTTTACTGACCACTGTTTCCCCGGAATTTCACAAAGGCGAAGTATTGCCCCGTTTTGTTTTGGAACGCAATGTTGACGGCATTATCATCGCCGGAAAAGTGCCGCAAGAGCTGACCGGGCGATTGGGCGAATACAAATTGCCGCTGGTATTTGCGGATTATTATCCGCCCGAAGGCAAATATTCGATGGTGCTGATCGATAACATCGCCGGCGGCGCAGATGCGACAACTCACCTCATCCAACGCAATCACCGCAATATTGCTTTTGTTGGCGGCGATATCGAACACCCCAGTATTCTGGAGCGGCTTCAGGGTTACAAAATTGCTTTGGAAAAAGCAAACATCCCGGTTCGGAATGAATGGATAATTACCGACGCTGTTTCGACCAACACGGAAAGCGGCTATCTTTCTGCAAAATATTTATTTGACCGTAACCCGGATGTCACTGCTGTGTTCTGCTGTAACGACGCAATGGGAATTGGTGTGATTAAGTATTTGAAAGAAAAGGGTTTACGTGTTCCACAAGATATATCTGTTATCGGTTTTGATGATGTGGAAATGTCCGCATTTATCGATCCGCCACTGACAACCATGCGAGTGCCCAAAGAAGAAGTGGGTGTGCATGCCATGCGCCTCATCCGGCAAGTTATTCAAACCGATGCCAAACCGCACAAAATTTTAGTACCCGTTAAGCTGATTGAGCGAGAATCAACGCGGCAGTTATAA